A region from the Brassica napus cultivar Da-Ae chromosome C8, Da-Ae, whole genome shotgun sequence genome encodes:
- the LOC125591907 gene encoding 26S proteasome non-ATPase regulatory subunit 6 homolog — MDGGAEGTQQPHLILAHKLFLLTHPDVQDIEKVQLKSDVLDSIKSDGMAPLYETLAASSVLELDQSLLDSMRASNEEELKKLDEKIADAEENLGESEVREAHLAKALYFIRISDKVLEHVVKEKALEQLKLTEGKTVAVGQKMDLVFYTLQLAFFYMDFDLVSKSIDKAKKLFEEGGDWERKNRLKVYEGLYCMSTRNFKKAASLFLDSISTFTTYEIFPYETFIFYTVLTSIITLDRVSLKQKVVDAPEILTVLGKIPFLSEFLNSLYECQYKAFFSAFG; from the exons ATGGACGGTGGAGCAGAAGGAACTCAGCAACCTCACCTTATTCTAGCTCACAAGCTCTTCCTCCTCACTCACCCCGATGTCCAAGACATCGAGAAAGTCCAGCTCAAGTCTGACGTCTTGGATTCCATCAAATCCGATG gtATGGCTCCTTTGTACGAAACCCTAGCGGCGTCTTCTGTGCTGGAATTGGATCAGAGCTTGTTGGATTCTATGCGGGCTAGTAACGAGGAAGAGCTTAAAAAGCTCGACGAGAA gattgcaGATGCAGAAGAAAATTTGGGAGAAAGTGAAGTCCGTGAAGCTCATCTTGCTAAAGCGCTGTATTTCATTAGGATTAGTGATAAGGTACTTGAGCATGTTGTTAAA GAAAAAGCTCTGGAGCAACTAAAACTCACAGAAGGAAAAACTGTTGCTGTTGGGCAAAAGATGGACCTTGTCTTCTACACACTGCAGCTTGCATTTTTCTACATGGACTTTGATCTGGTATCAAAGAGCATTGACAAAGCCAAAAA GTTGTTTGAAGAGGGTGGTGACtgggagaggaagaacagactaAAGGTCTATGAAGGCTTGTACTGCATGTCCACCAGAAATTTTAAGAAGGCTGCCAGCTTGTTTCTGGATTCTATATCAACCTTCACGACTTATGAGATCTTTCCCTACGAGACCTTCATTTTTTACACCGTCCTGACCAGCATCATAACTCTGGACAGAGTTTCTCTTAAGCAAAAG GTTGTTGATGCACCTGAGATCTTGACCGTTCTTGGGAAGATACCGTTCCTTTCTGAGTTCTTGAACTCCCTGTACGAGTGCCAGTACAAGGCGTTTTTCTCAGCATTTGGTTAG
- the LOC125591906 gene encoding 60S ribosomal protein L7a-1-like, translated as MVKKRGKSSRAIKHQMSDVVPPCKQAKAHVQRLKVPPALNKLTKTLDKNQLLCARFSSSIGLKTGQPKNVRLLKKAQSEAEGKPLQSKKPIVLKYDFNHNKVVVIAHDVDPIELVVWLPALCRKMEVPYCIIKGKL; from the exons atggtaaaaaagAGAGGAAAGTCCTCACGTGCGATTAAGCATCAGATGAGTGATGTTGTGCCACCGTGCAAACAGGCAAAAGCTCATGTGCAG AGGCTGAAGGTCCCACCTGCACTCAATAAGCTCACTAAGACCCTTGACAAGAAC CAACTTCTCTGTGCAAGATTCTCCTCAAGTATAGGCCTGAAGACTGGGCAGCCAAAGAATGTACGTCTTCTCAAGAAGGCTCAGTCTGAAGCCGAGGGAAAGCCTCTTCAGTCCAAGAAGCCAATTGTTTTGAAGTATGATTTTAACCAT AACAAGGTAGTTGTGATTGCTCATGATGTGGACCCAATTGAGTTGGTTGTCTGGTTGCCAGCATTGTGCAGGAAAATGGAAGTTCCTTACTGCATTATCAAAGGAAAATTATGA
- the LOC106438847 gene encoding uncharacterized protein LOC106438847, producing MEQHQLVRIPVTMKGPNYITWSRLTRTALGGRGLWEHITTSEAPRQITQGEDGKEVVVVDEGKWGQEDLMVLSILQGSLDTPIMESYSHCETAKKLWDTLYKVYGNTSNLTRIFEVKRAINNLQQEEMDFTKHLGKYSQLWSELEMLRPSTTDPSTLEERREQDKVFGLLLTLNPSFNDVLKHILRAKELPSYDDVCAQLWKELGSDGLFGGKEELSMANKAEKMESASGNKAHFKSRRGGDKSVTCEHCKNLGHSKPIVGSSILTSDLLQPTDTTRPKHMKQELTKPQYQAPCT from the coding sequence ATGGAGCAACACCAGCTAGTGAGGATTCCAGTCACCATGAAGGGTCCTAACTACATTACTTGGTCGAGATTGACCAGGACAGCTCTTGGAGGAAGAGGTCTATGGGAGCACATCACCACAAGTGAGGCCCCAAGACaaatcacccaaggagaagatggCAAGGAGGTTGTAGTGGTAGATGAAGGCAAATGGGGTCAGGAGGATCTCATGGTGCTGTCTATCTTGCAAGGCTCACTTGATACTCCTATCATGGAGTCTTACTCACACTGTGAGACTGCAAAGAAGCTATGGGATACCTTATACAAGGtatatggcaacacttcaaacctcaCCAGAATATTTGAGGTTAAGAGGGCAATCAACAACTTGCAGCAAGAGGAGATGGACTTCACCAAACACCTTGGAAAGTACAGCCAGTTGTGGTCTGAACTTGAGATGCTGAGACCAAGTACCACTGATCCTAGTACACTAGaagagaggcgtgagcaagacaaggtctttggattGCTTCTCACACTCAACCCAAGCTTCAATGATGTACTTAAACACATATTGAGAGCTAAAGAGCTTCCAAGCTATGATGATGTGTGTGCTCAACTTTGGAAGGAGCTAGGCTCAGATGGTCTCTTTGGTGGAAAAGAGGAGCTGTCTATGGCAAACAAAGCTGAGAAGATGGAGAGTGCTTCAGGCAACAAAGCACACTTCaaatcaagaagaggaggagacaaGTCTGTGACTTGTGAGCACTGCAAGAATCTAGGCCACTCAAAACCAATTGTTGGATCCTCCATCCTCACCTCAGACCTGCTTCAACCAACAGATACAACCAGGCCAAAGCACATGAAGCAAGAGCTCACGAAACCACAATATCAGGCTCCATGCACATAG